The Papaver somniferum cultivar HN1 chromosome 3, ASM357369v1, whole genome shotgun sequence genome includes a region encoding these proteins:
- the LOC113358721 gene encoding uncharacterized protein LOC113358721 isoform X2, translating to MPFNNYEAWRFSTQNYLIIQGLFGYVDGSESQPSTHNHDQPGYEDQLKNWMMKNAIALQVIKLTCGAEMLPHIAHEELAKAAWDKLGAANYAQHGTNTGNEPANYAQPAGSNDVPPADNAQPAGNNTGDVADNNAQPAGNDTGDEAANIAQPAGNDTGGVPANNAQVAGKDAADYVPANNAQPVGDIGDEPTNFPQPGNYSGGEPASFVQSGNNTGNEVSNCPQPGSNTGDEPAYIAHPGNSTSHEPANYAHPRNNTGNEPSNNAPPGNNTSCVPSNDPQPGNNTNGVPAVIEQTEEEHSYTHHAALYQAIHKNDLESVNVHLRDNPNAVTARITSTGETALHIAAVSGRFRIMELLLQLMPIEALEIKNKNGSAAIALTAQEGSIEIAKLMVEKNINVLRLKDGKDNIPLVLAATNGNEGMLRYLYSVTPKDELDPKSGKNGATFLTAAVSADIYDVSLEVLQRYPQLAIAPDSDGNNVINVLSAKPCSFPSGNRHGFLQQFIYTSIPVELDYLSRAADPSGHSIQISSEPKVQTISKARQHGLVWKALILLVPGVKKIYEKKVIHVQALELLRVVCLQISKLNVQQLLEARAYDAIVRTARFGIIEYFKELLDSSPNLIFCVDVRNSNVGLFQVAVLNRQDKIHNFISKMGQKNNRAHVISDSGNTMLHLAGFLAPPSQLDRVSGAALQMQREIQWFQEVEKMVQPKFKDILNKDLLKPSEVFRNEHKALVKEGEAWMKETSQACMVVSTLIATVMFAAAFTVPARYAEQDFLRSLPQKLILGLASLFISIAAMMTTFGATLVIILHGNVTWAYVPVTMLASVPVLLFGFLQFPLFVDIILSTYGPSIFHKQKNIKKE from the exons ATGCCGTTCAACAATTACGAAGCCTGGAGATTCTCCACccaaaattacttgataattcAAGGTCTCTTCGGCTATGTGGATGGAAGTGAGTCTCAACCTTCAACACATAATCATGATCAACCTGGTTATGAAGATCAGCTTAAAAATTGGATGATGAAGAATGCTATTGCTCTTCAGGTAATTAAACTGACATGCGGAGCAGAAATGCTTCCTCATATTGCCCATGAAGAATTGGCTAAAGCAGCCTGGGACAAGTTAGGAGCGGCTAATTATGCACAACACGGAACCAACACCGGTAATGAACCGGCTAATTATGCGCAACCAGCCGGAAGTAATGATGTACCTCCTGCTGATAATGCACAACCTGCTGGAAACAACACCGGTGATGTAGCAGATAATAATGCCCAACCGGCCGGAAACGATACCGGTGATGAAGCAGCTAATATTGCACAACCGGCCGGGAATGATACCGGTGGTGTACCAGCTAATAATGCACAAGTGGCCGGAAAAGATGCCGCCGATTATGTACCAGCTAATAATGCACAGCCTGTTGGAGACATCGGTGATGAACCTACTAATTTTCCCCAACCTGGAAACTACTCCGGAGGTGAGCCGGCTAGTTTTGTGCAGTCCGGGAATAACACCGGTAATGAAGTATCTAATTGTCCACAGCCTGGATCGAACACTGGCGATGAACCAGCTTATATTGCACATCCAGGAAACAGCACCAGTCATGAACCAGCTAATTATGCACATCCTAGAAACAACACCGGCAACGAACCATCTAACAATGCTCCACCTGGAAACAACACCAGCTGTGTACCATCTAATGATCCACAACCTGGAAACAACACAAATGGTGTACCAGCAGTCATAGAACAAACGGAAGAAG AACATAGCTATACCCATCATGCAGCTCTATACCAAGCCATTCACAAAAATGATTTGGAAAGTGTGAATGTACATCTAAGAGATAATCCAAATGCAGTGACTGCAAGAATTACATCAACAGGAGAGACTGCTCTACATATTGCTGCTGTATCTGGAAGATTTCGTATTATGGAACTATTATTACAATTGATGCCTATAGAAGCattagaaataaaaaataaaaatggttcaGCTGCCATTGCATTAACAGCACAAGAAGGATCCATAGAAATTGCCAAGCTCATGGTTGAGAAGAACATCAATGTGTTACGGCTTAAAGATGGAAAAGACAACATTCCACTTGTATTGGCCGCAACCAATGGAAACGAGGGTATGTTGCGATATTTATACTCAGTGACCCCCAAGGATGAACTAGATCCCAAATCTGGTAAAAATGGAGCTACTTTTCTTACAGCTGCCGTTTCGGCCGACATATATG ATGTTTCTTTGGAAGTACTACAACGTTACCCCCAATTGGCGATTGCTCCAGACTCGGATGGAAATAATGTTATCAATGTGTTATCCGCTAAACCTTGTTCATTCCCAAGTGGAAATCGACATGGATTCTTGCAGCAATTCATTTATACAT CTATCCCTGTTGAGCTCGATTACTTATCCCGAGCTGCAGACCCAAGTGGGCATAGTATACAGATAAGCtccgaacccaaggtgcagacaATTAGCAAAG CCAGACAACATGGGCTGGTTTGGAAAGCTCTCATACTACTAGTTCCAGGtgtaaaaaaaatatatgaaaagaAGGTGATACATGTCCAAGCCCTTGAGCTACTCAGAGTTGTTTGTCTGCAAATCTCGAAGTTGAATGTCCAGCAGCTTCTAGAGGCCAGAGCATATGATGCAATAGTTCGCACTGCAAGGTTTGGAATTATTGAGTATTTCAAGGAGCTCCTTGACTCATCTCCTAATTTGATATTTTGTGTGGATGTAAGAAACAGTAACGTAGGTCTATTTCAAGTAGCTGTTTTAAATAGGCAAGACAAAATACATAACTTCATATCGAAGATGGGTCAAAAGAATAATCGGGCACATGTCATAAGTGATTCCGGAAACACCATGTTGCATCTTGCTGGATTCTTGGCACCACCATCTCAACTTGATAGAGTGTCTGGCGCTGCTCTTCAGATGCAAAGGGAAATACAGTGGTTTCAG GAGGTGGAGAAAATGGTGCAACCAAAGTTCAAAGACATTTTGAACAAGGATTTGCTGAAACCTAGTGAGGTGTTTAGAAATGAACATAAAGCGTTGGTAAAAGAAGGAGAGGCTTGGATGAAAGAAACATCACAAGCATGTATGGTTGTTTCAACTCTCATTGCAACAGTTATGTTCGCAGCTGCTTTTACAGTACCAG CGCGCTATGCTGAACAAGATTTCTTGAGGTCTTTACCCCAAAAGTTAATTCTTGGCCTTGCCTCTCTCTTCATCTCTATAGCAGCCATGATGACAACTTTTGGAGCAACCCTTGTTATTATTCTTCATGGGAATGTTACTTGGGCTTACGTTCCGGTGACTATGTTGGCAAGTGTACCAGTTCTCTTATTTGGTTTCTTACAATTTCCTCTCTTTGTTGACATAATTCTTTCTACCTATGGTCCTAGTATTTTTCATAagcaaaaaaatatcaaaaaggaATAA
- the LOC113358721 gene encoding uncharacterized protein LOC113358721 isoform X1: MPFNNYEAWRFSTQNYLIIQGLFGYVDGSESQPSTHNHDQPGYEDQLKNWMMKNAIALQVIKLTCGAEMLPHIAHEELAKAAWDKLGAANYAQHGTNTGNEPANYAQPAGSNDVPPADNAQPAGNNTGDVADNNAQPAGNDTGDEAANIAQPAGNDTGGVPANNAQVAGKDAADYVPANNAQPVGDIGDEPTNFPQPGNYSGGEPASFVQSGNNTGNEVSNCPQPGSNTGDEPAYIAHPGNSTSHEPANYAHPRNNTGNEPSNNAPPGNNTSCVPSNDPQPGNNTNGVPAVIEQTEEEHSYTHHAALYQAIHKNDLESVNVHLRDNPNAVTARITSTGETALHIAAVSGRFRIMELLLQLMPIEALEIKNKNGSAAIALTAQEGSIEIAKLMVEKNINVLRLKDGKDNIPLVLAATNGNEGMLRYLYSVTPKDELDPKSGKNGATFLTAAVSADIYDVSLEVLQRYPQLAIAPDSDGNNVINVLSAKPCSFPSGNRHGFLQQFIYTSIPVELDYLSRAADPSGHSIQISSEPKVQTISKARQHGLVWKALILLVPGVKKIYEKKVIHVQALELLRVVCLQISKLNVQQLLEARAYDAIVRTARFGIIEYFKELLDSSPNLIFCVDVRNSNVGLFQVAVLNRQDKIHNFISKMGQKNNRAHVISDSGNTMLHLAGFLAPPSQLDRVSGAALQMQREIQWFQEVEKMVQPKFKDILNKDLLKPSEVFRNEHKALVKEGEAWMKETSQACMVVSTLIATVMFAAAFTVPGGNNQDTGLPIFLKNNPLAFYVFIISDAIALFASCTSILMFFAILTARYAEQDFLRSLPQKLILGLASLFISIAAMMTTFGATLVIILHGNVTWAYVPVTMLASVPVLLFGFLQFPLFVDIILSTYGPSIFHKQKNIKKE; this comes from the exons ATGCCGTTCAACAATTACGAAGCCTGGAGATTCTCCACccaaaattacttgataattcAAGGTCTCTTCGGCTATGTGGATGGAAGTGAGTCTCAACCTTCAACACATAATCATGATCAACCTGGTTATGAAGATCAGCTTAAAAATTGGATGATGAAGAATGCTATTGCTCTTCAGGTAATTAAACTGACATGCGGAGCAGAAATGCTTCCTCATATTGCCCATGAAGAATTGGCTAAAGCAGCCTGGGACAAGTTAGGAGCGGCTAATTATGCACAACACGGAACCAACACCGGTAATGAACCGGCTAATTATGCGCAACCAGCCGGAAGTAATGATGTACCTCCTGCTGATAATGCACAACCTGCTGGAAACAACACCGGTGATGTAGCAGATAATAATGCCCAACCGGCCGGAAACGATACCGGTGATGAAGCAGCTAATATTGCACAACCGGCCGGGAATGATACCGGTGGTGTACCAGCTAATAATGCACAAGTGGCCGGAAAAGATGCCGCCGATTATGTACCAGCTAATAATGCACAGCCTGTTGGAGACATCGGTGATGAACCTACTAATTTTCCCCAACCTGGAAACTACTCCGGAGGTGAGCCGGCTAGTTTTGTGCAGTCCGGGAATAACACCGGTAATGAAGTATCTAATTGTCCACAGCCTGGATCGAACACTGGCGATGAACCAGCTTATATTGCACATCCAGGAAACAGCACCAGTCATGAACCAGCTAATTATGCACATCCTAGAAACAACACCGGCAACGAACCATCTAACAATGCTCCACCTGGAAACAACACCAGCTGTGTACCATCTAATGATCCACAACCTGGAAACAACACAAATGGTGTACCAGCAGTCATAGAACAAACGGAAGAAG AACATAGCTATACCCATCATGCAGCTCTATACCAAGCCATTCACAAAAATGATTTGGAAAGTGTGAATGTACATCTAAGAGATAATCCAAATGCAGTGACTGCAAGAATTACATCAACAGGAGAGACTGCTCTACATATTGCTGCTGTATCTGGAAGATTTCGTATTATGGAACTATTATTACAATTGATGCCTATAGAAGCattagaaataaaaaataaaaatggttcaGCTGCCATTGCATTAACAGCACAAGAAGGATCCATAGAAATTGCCAAGCTCATGGTTGAGAAGAACATCAATGTGTTACGGCTTAAAGATGGAAAAGACAACATTCCACTTGTATTGGCCGCAACCAATGGAAACGAGGGTATGTTGCGATATTTATACTCAGTGACCCCCAAGGATGAACTAGATCCCAAATCTGGTAAAAATGGAGCTACTTTTCTTACAGCTGCCGTTTCGGCCGACATATATG ATGTTTCTTTGGAAGTACTACAACGTTACCCCCAATTGGCGATTGCTCCAGACTCGGATGGAAATAATGTTATCAATGTGTTATCCGCTAAACCTTGTTCATTCCCAAGTGGAAATCGACATGGATTCTTGCAGCAATTCATTTATACAT CTATCCCTGTTGAGCTCGATTACTTATCCCGAGCTGCAGACCCAAGTGGGCATAGTATACAGATAAGCtccgaacccaaggtgcagacaATTAGCAAAG CCAGACAACATGGGCTGGTTTGGAAAGCTCTCATACTACTAGTTCCAGGtgtaaaaaaaatatatgaaaagaAGGTGATACATGTCCAAGCCCTTGAGCTACTCAGAGTTGTTTGTCTGCAAATCTCGAAGTTGAATGTCCAGCAGCTTCTAGAGGCCAGAGCATATGATGCAATAGTTCGCACTGCAAGGTTTGGAATTATTGAGTATTTCAAGGAGCTCCTTGACTCATCTCCTAATTTGATATTTTGTGTGGATGTAAGAAACAGTAACGTAGGTCTATTTCAAGTAGCTGTTTTAAATAGGCAAGACAAAATACATAACTTCATATCGAAGATGGGTCAAAAGAATAATCGGGCACATGTCATAAGTGATTCCGGAAACACCATGTTGCATCTTGCTGGATTCTTGGCACCACCATCTCAACTTGATAGAGTGTCTGGCGCTGCTCTTCAGATGCAAAGGGAAATACAGTGGTTTCAG GAGGTGGAGAAAATGGTGCAACCAAAGTTCAAAGACATTTTGAACAAGGATTTGCTGAAACCTAGTGAGGTGTTTAGAAATGAACATAAAGCGTTGGTAAAAGAAGGAGAGGCTTGGATGAAAGAAACATCACAAGCATGTATGGTTGTTTCAACTCTCATTGCAACAGTTATGTTCGCAGCTGCTTTTACAGTACCAGGTGGGAATAATCAAGATACTGGTTTACCCATCTTCTTGAAAAATAATCCCTTGGCTTTCTATGTCTTTATCATATCAGATGCAATTGCACTCTTCGCTTCATGCACGTCTATTCTGATGTTCTTTGCGATATTAACAGCGCGCTATGCTGAACAAGATTTCTTGAGGTCTTTACCCCAAAAGTTAATTCTTGGCCTTGCCTCTCTCTTCATCTCTATAGCAGCCATGATGACAACTTTTGGAGCAACCCTTGTTATTATTCTTCATGGGAATGTTACTTGGGCTTACGTTCCGGTGACTATGTTGGCAAGTGTACCAGTTCTCTTATTTGGTTTCTTACAATTTCCTCTCTTTGTTGACATAATTCTTTCTACCTATGGTCCTAGTATTTTTCATAagcaaaaaaatatcaaaaaggaATAA